A window of the Falco biarmicus isolate bFalBia1 chromosome 10, bFalBia1.pri, whole genome shotgun sequence genome harbors these coding sequences:
- the BDNF gene encoding brain-derived neurotrophic factor, producing MTILFLTMVISYFGCMKAAPMKEASVRGQGSLAYPGLRTHGTLESLNGPSAGSRGLTSLADTFEHVIEELLDEDQDIQPSEENKDADLYTSRVMLSSQVPLEPPLLFLLEEYKNYLDAANMSMRVRRHSDPARRGELSVCDSTSEWVTAAEKKTAVDMSGATVTVLEKVPVPKGQLKQYFYETKCNPKGYTKEGCRGIDKRHWNSQCRTTQSYVRALTMDNKKRVGWRFIRIDTSCVCTLTIKRGR from the coding sequence ATGACCATCCTTTTCCTTACTATGGTTATCTCATACTTCGGTTGCATGAAAGCTGCCCCGATGAAAGAAGCTAGCGTAAGAGGACAAGGCAGCTTGGCTTACCCAGGTCTTCGGACCCATGGGACTCTTGAGAGCCTAAACGGGCCCAGCGCTGGTTCAAGAGGACTGACATCGCTGGCGGACACTTTTGAACATGTCATAGAGGAGCTTCTAGATGAGGACCAGGACATCCAGCCCAGTGAGGAAAACAAGGATGCAGACTTGTACACATCCCGAGTCATGCTAAGCAGTCAAGTGCCTTTGGAACCCCCACTGCTCTTTCTGCTCGAGGAGTACAAAAACTACTTGGATGCTGCAAACATGTCCATGAGGGTCCGGCGCCACTCTGACCCAGCTCGCCGTGGGGAACTGAGCGTCTGTGACAGCACGAGCGAGTGGGTGAcggcagcagagaaaaagactGCAGTGGACATGTCAGGGGCGACTGTCACAGTCCTGGAAAAAGTCCCGGTACCCAAAGGCCAATTGAAGCAATACTTCTATGAGACCAAATGCAACCCCAAGGGGTACACGAaggagggatgcaggggcaTAGACAAGAGGCACTGGAACTCCCAGTGCCGAACTACCCAGTCTTACGTGAGAGCTCTCACCATGGATAATAAAAAGAGAGTTGGCTGGCGCTTTATAAGGATAGACACTTCCTGTGTATGTACATTAACCATTAAAAGGGGAAGATAG
- the LOC130156208 gene encoding basic proline-rich protein-like — MELLVRPETQVREQRGAGPPRPSPPRSPRRPGPASFPAGRPVPRRPHKACPGPLRQVTSSPGRPVPPAASRRPGNTGSGSSVSSKLYEGREGSGAGSPTPAAQREPPGPAPPPPRRAASTPARAPPASGCGGRRHRAARSGRGRSAPADRGRPCPAGERGRGRQPEPPVAVAPAGGAGGPRGARGVPGQAPPRRRPSVCPSPPTPVKNLSRRFPLPPARHTR; from the exons ATGGAGCTGCTGGTTCGCCCTGAGACCCAG GTGCGGGAACAAaggggcgcggggccgccccggccctccccgccccgctccccgcgtCGCCCCGGCCCTGCAAGTTTCCCGGCGGGGCGCCCCGTACCTCGTCGTCCACACAAAGCCTGTCCGGGTCCCCTCCGTCAAGTCACATCCTCTCCCGGGCGCCCAGTCCCAccggccgcctcccgccgccccggcaACACAGGCAGCGGCTCAAGTGTCTCATCAAAGCTTTATGAGGGGCGGGAGGGCAGCGGAGCCGGAtcccccacccccgccgcccAACGGGAGcctcccggcccggccccgccgcctccccgccgaGCGGCTTCGACCCCCGCACGGGCGCCTCCGGCCAGCGGCTGCGGCGGCCGCAGGCACCGCgcc GCGCGCAGCGGGCGCGGGCGCTCAGCCCCCGCGGACCGGGGGcggccctgcccggccggggagcggggccgggggcggcagCCGGAGCCCCCCGTGGCGGTAGCGCCCGCCGGCGGAGCGGGGGGGCCCCGCGGTGCCCGCGGTGTCCCGGGCCAAGCGCCCCCTCGGCGGCGCCCCTCCGTGTGCCcgtccccccccaccccggtcAAAAATCTGTCCCGCCGCTTCCCCCTTCCGCCTGCGCGGCACACGCGGTGA